A single genomic interval of Chitinophaga sp. 180180018-3 harbors:
- a CDS encoding type II toxin-antitoxin system RelE/ParE family toxin codes for MEIIWTLKAVAQLEKVIDYIQQDSPMGAQKIYLIIVDLVEKAAQQPERFPVDKYKENNDGSWRAFEKYHYRVSYRITQTAIHIVRIRHTSQSPLQY; via the coding sequence ATGGAAATAATATGGACCCTCAAAGCCGTAGCACAATTAGAGAAGGTCATTGATTATATCCAACAGGATTCTCCCATGGGTGCCCAAAAAATATATTTAATAATTGTTGACCTTGTAGAAAAAGCGGCCCAACAACCGGAAAGATTTCCTGTTGATAAATACAAAGAGAACAATGACGGAAGCTGGCGGGCTTTTGAAAAATATCATTATAGAGTCTCCTACCGTATTACGCAAACTGCTATTCATATCGTTCGTATTCGCCATACCAGCCAGTCTCCTTTGCAATATTAA